The following coding sequences lie in one Halogeometricum rufum genomic window:
- the argC gene encoding N-acetyl-gamma-glutamyl-phosphate reductase gives MSEATYTASVVGGTGFTGGELLRLLYQHPDFEVAQATSRSKERKTVGHVHPNLREMDLRFTSPEDLESVDVLFAATPHGVSMQHIDAFRDAADTVVDLSADFRLDTEEQYDEWYDGHVCPEYLEQAEYALPEINRENLPGADLIASGGCNATATILGLKPLFDAGVLSGDEQVVVDVKVGSSEGGAGGGDASSHPERSGIVRPYAPTGHRHEAEIEQFLGLSVSFTVHAVDMVRGASATCHVFPDAPVSKGDMWKAYRGSYADEPFVRTVAGGGGVYRYPEPKAVAGTNTAEVGFELDPSNRRVVVFSAIDNMMKGSAGQAVHAANVALGLEETAGLEFTGLHPVGAP, from the coding sequence ATGAGCGAAGCGACGTACACCGCGAGCGTCGTCGGCGGCACCGGCTTCACCGGCGGCGAACTGCTCCGTCTCCTGTACCAACACCCCGACTTCGAGGTGGCGCAGGCGACGAGTCGCTCGAAGGAGCGCAAGACCGTCGGCCACGTCCACCCGAACCTCCGCGAGATGGACCTGCGGTTCACCTCGCCCGAGGACCTCGAATCCGTCGACGTGCTGTTCGCGGCGACGCCGCACGGCGTCTCGATGCAGCACATCGACGCGTTCCGCGACGCCGCCGACACCGTCGTGGACCTCTCGGCGGACTTCCGCCTCGACACGGAGGAGCAGTACGACGAGTGGTACGACGGACACGTCTGCCCCGAGTATCTGGAGCAGGCCGAGTACGCCCTGCCGGAGATAAACCGCGAGAACCTCCCCGGCGCCGACCTCATCGCGTCGGGCGGGTGCAACGCCACGGCGACCATCCTCGGCCTGAAGCCCCTGTTCGACGCCGGCGTGCTGTCGGGCGACGAGCAGGTGGTCGTGGACGTGAAAGTCGGCTCCTCGGAGGGCGGCGCGGGCGGCGGCGACGCCTCCAGCCACCCCGAGCGCTCGGGCATCGTCCGCCCGTACGCGCCCACGGGCCACCGCCACGAGGCCGAGATAGAGCAGTTCCTCGGACTCTCCGTCTCGTTCACCGTCCACGCGGTGGACATGGTCCGCGGCGCGAGCGCCACCTGTCACGTCTTCCCCGACGCGCCCGTCTCGAAGGGCGACATGTGGAAGGCCTACCGGGGGTCCTACGCCGACGAACCGTTCGTGCGCACCGTCGCCGGCGGCGGCGGCGTCTACCGCTACCCCGAACCGAAGGCGGTGGCGGGGACGAACACGGCCGAAGTCGGCTTCGAACTCGACCCCTCGAACCGCCGGGTGGTCGTCTTCTCGGCCATCGACAACATGATGAAGGGCTCCGCCGGGCAGGCGGTCCACGCCGCGAACGTCGCCCTCGGCCTGGAGGAGACGGCCGGACTGGAGTTCACCGGACTCCACCCGGTCGGCGCGCCCTGA
- a CDS encoding aspartate aminotransferase family protein has translation MSGFVFSEKPIGIESGEGAYLYGTDGTEYLDFGASYAVAALGHSHPAVTEAVQEQAEKLTYVQASYPVEARTELYEKLAAVAPDGLENVWLCNSGTEANEAAMKFARSATGRSKIVATKRGFHGRTMGALAMTWKDKYKEPFEPLAGDVEFVTYGDEAELAAAVDEETAAVFLEPVQGEGGIHPATTEYLQTARELTEEAGAALAFDEIQTGVGRTGTLWACEQSGVTPDILTSAKGIANGLPLGATLVADWIADDPGNHGSTFSGGPVVCAAANATLDTIVEEDYPSHAAAVGEYLKSEITAAAEEHDLPVREVRGQGLMLGVQVKRGANRVLKNLAISEQVLALPAGRTVVRLLPPLVVTEDHADEFVDAFVEVTG, from the coding sequence ATGAGCGGCTTCGTGTTCTCCGAGAAACCCATCGGCATCGAGTCCGGCGAAGGGGCCTACCTGTACGGCACCGACGGCACCGAGTACCTCGACTTCGGCGCGTCGTACGCCGTCGCCGCACTCGGCCACTCCCACCCCGCCGTCACCGAGGCGGTGCAGGAACAAGCGGAGAAGCTGACGTACGTGCAGGCCTCCTACCCCGTCGAGGCCCGCACGGAACTGTACGAGAAACTGGCCGCCGTCGCCCCCGACGGACTGGAGAACGTCTGGCTCTGCAACTCCGGGACGGAGGCGAACGAGGCGGCGATGAAGTTCGCGCGCTCGGCGACGGGTCGCTCGAAGATAGTCGCCACGAAGCGCGGCTTCCACGGCCGGACGATGGGCGCGCTGGCGATGACGTGGAAGGACAAGTACAAGGAGCCGTTCGAACCGCTGGCGGGCGACGTGGAGTTCGTCACCTACGGCGACGAGGCGGAGTTGGCGGCGGCGGTGGACGAGGAGACGGCGGCCGTCTTCCTCGAACCCGTGCAGGGCGAGGGCGGCATCCACCCCGCGACGACGGAGTACCTGCAGACGGCCCGCGAACTCACCGAGGAGGCGGGCGCGGCCCTCGCGTTCGACGAGATTCAGACCGGCGTCGGTCGGACGGGGACGCTGTGGGCCTGCGAGCAGTCGGGCGTGACGCCCGACATCCTCACCTCGGCGAAGGGCATCGCCAACGGCCTGCCCCTCGGCGCGACGCTGGTCGCCGACTGGATAGCCGACGACCCAGGCAACCACGGGTCGACGTTCAGCGGCGGCCCCGTCGTCTGCGCGGCGGCGAACGCCACCCTCGACACCATCGTCGAGGAGGACTACCCGAGTCACGCCGCCGCCGTCGGCGAGTACCTCAAGAGCGAGATAACCGCCGCGGCGGAGGAACACGACCTGCCCGTGCGCGAGGTGCGCGGGCAGGGCCTGATGCTCGGTGTGCAGGTGAAGCGCGGGGCGAACCGCGTGCTGAAGAACCTCGCCATCTCCGAACAGGTGCTGGCGCTGCCCGCCGGGCGGACCGTCGTGCGCCTGTTGCCGCCGCTGGTCGTCACGGAGGACCACGCCGACGAGTTCGTCGACGCGTTCGTGGAGGTGACGGGATGA
- the lysW gene encoding lysine biosynthesis protein LysW: MADTITAEDPLTGEAIELPADVEVGEIVDSPATGAELEVVSLDPVTLEEAPELEEDWGE, encoded by the coding sequence ATGGCAGACACCATTACCGCAGAAGACCCGCTGACCGGAGAAGCGATCGAACTCCCCGCCGACGTCGAAGTCGGCGAAATCGTGGACAGTCCCGCCACGGGCGCAGAGCTGGAAGTCGTCTCGCTCGACCCCGTGACACTGGAGGAAGCGCCCGAACTCGAAGAGGACTGGGGCGAGTAA
- the lysX gene encoding lysine biosynthesis protein LysX, with protein sequence MKVGLLYSRIRRDEKLLLGELRERGHEVAKIDVRKEQFNISEPPAAFDDIDVVLDRCLATSRSLYATQFLDAYDVPVVNAAETAEVCADKVKNSLALEQAGVPTPNTEVAFTTDAAMETIEEFGYPCVLKPVVGSWGRLMAKIDSPSAAEAILEHKATLGHYQHKVFYVQEFVEKPGRDIRVVAVDGDPVAAMTRSSDHWLTNAAKGAEAEAFELDDRARELVQQASDAVGGGLLGVDLMETGEDYTVHEVNHTVEFKALNDAVETDVPAAVVDWLEAKVEADETVAEATTA encoded by the coding sequence ATGAAGGTTGGGCTGCTCTACTCCCGGATTCGCAGAGACGAGAAGCTCCTCCTCGGCGAGCTTCGCGAGCGCGGTCACGAGGTGGCGAAGATAGACGTCCGGAAGGAGCAGTTCAACATCTCGGAACCGCCGGCGGCGTTCGACGACATCGACGTCGTGCTCGACCGCTGTCTGGCGACGAGTCGGAGCCTCTACGCGACGCAGTTCCTCGACGCCTACGACGTGCCCGTGGTGAACGCCGCGGAGACGGCCGAGGTGTGCGCGGACAAGGTGAAGAACAGCCTCGCCTTGGAGCAGGCGGGCGTCCCCACGCCCAACACCGAAGTCGCGTTCACCACCGACGCCGCGATGGAGACCATCGAGGAGTTCGGCTACCCCTGCGTCCTCAAGCCCGTCGTCGGGTCGTGGGGTCGCCTGATGGCGAAGATAGACTCCCCCTCGGCCGCCGAGGCCATCCTCGAACACAAGGCCACGCTCGGTCACTACCAGCACAAGGTGTTCTACGTGCAGGAGTTCGTGGAGAAGCCCGGCCGCGACATCCGCGTCGTCGCCGTCGACGGCGACCCCGTCGCCGCGATGACGCGTTCGTCGGACCACTGGCTGACGAACGCCGCGAAGGGAGCCGAGGCCGAGGCGTTCGAACTCGACGACCGCGCGAGGGAACTCGTCCAGCAGGCGTCGGACGCCGTCGGCGGCGGACTGCTCGGCGTGGACCTCATGGAGACAGGCGAGGACTACACCGTCCACGAGGTGAACCACACCGTCGAGTTCAAGGCGCTGAACGACGCCGTCGAGACGGACGTGCCCGCCGCGGTGGTCGACTGGCTGGAAGCGAAAGTCGAGGCCGACGAGACGGTCGCAGAGGCGACGACGGCATGA
- a CDS encoding cation:proton antiporter regulatory subunit, with translation MTVYESDLPGVGKKHEVELGDGGRLVIVTHNSGKREVFRRPDADSDSKKLFELSDKLARQVGTLLEGAYFQPVQTDTIETLLGEDTLLEWVEVGDDSPVVGTTLAESNLRQATGASVIAIERDDDVVVSPGGDATIEAGDTLVVIGKTDACRDLLSMVRGD, from the coding sequence GTGACTGTCTACGAGAGCGACCTTCCGGGCGTCGGAAAGAAACACGAGGTGGAACTGGGCGACGGCGGCCGCCTCGTCATCGTGACGCACAACAGCGGGAAGCGCGAGGTGTTCCGCCGGCCGGACGCCGACAGCGACTCCAAGAAGCTGTTCGAACTGTCCGACAAGCTCGCGCGGCAGGTGGGGACGCTCCTGGAGGGGGCGTACTTCCAGCCCGTGCAGACGGACACGATAGAGACGCTGCTGGGCGAGGACACCCTGCTGGAGTGGGTCGAAGTCGGCGACGACTCGCCCGTGGTGGGGACGACGCTGGCCGAGTCGAACCTCCGGCAGGCGACCGGTGCGTCCGTCATCGCCATCGAACGCGACGACGACGTCGTCGTCTCGCCCGGCGGCGACGCCACCATCGAAGCGGGCGACACGCTCGTGGTCATCGGAAAGACGGACGCCTGCCGCGACCTGCTCTCGATGGTGCGCGGCGACTGA
- a CDS encoding argininosuccinate synthase, whose translation MRDMTSVALAFSGGLDTTVCVSLLKEEYGYDEVVGVTVDVGQPESEFEEAQETADAHGLDLHVVDAKDEFADLCFDSVRANATYQGYPLGTALARPVIANAILEVAQEEGCDALAHGCTGKGNDQLRFEVIWRASDLDVVAPVREMGLTREWEKQYAEEKGLPVKAGNDGVWSIDTNLWSRSIEGGQLEDPGYVPPEDIYEWTETPKGETGTVDITFENGYPVAVDGEEMEPAALIEHLNDLAGQYGVGRTDMMEDRMLGLKVRENYEHPAATTLLTAHEGLEQLVLTKEERDFKEQIDQQWANKGYQGLVDAPFVKALEGFIGETQTRVTGTVTIKFDGGRARPVARDSDYAVYSEEAASFNTETVNGITQEDATGVAKYHGFQSRLANAAVAKATKDKPELATDGGDADDADDESQ comes from the coding sequence CTGAGAGATATGACAAGCGTTGCACTCGCGTTCAGCGGCGGACTGGACACCACAGTTTGCGTCTCACTGCTGAAAGAGGAGTACGGATACGACGAAGTCGTCGGCGTCACCGTGGACGTCGGCCAACCCGAATCGGAGTTCGAGGAGGCTCAGGAGACGGCCGACGCGCACGGACTGGACCTGCACGTCGTGGACGCGAAAGACGAGTTCGCGGACCTCTGTTTCGACTCGGTTCGCGCGAACGCGACGTATCAGGGCTACCCGCTGGGGACGGCGCTGGCGCGCCCGGTCATCGCCAACGCCATCCTCGAAGTGGCGCAGGAGGAGGGCTGCGACGCCCTCGCACACGGCTGTACCGGGAAGGGGAACGACCAACTCCGCTTCGAGGTCATCTGGCGCGCCTCCGACCTGGACGTGGTCGCCCCCGTCCGCGAGATGGGGCTCACCCGCGAGTGGGAGAAGCAGTACGCCGAGGAGAAGGGCCTGCCCGTGAAGGCCGGTAACGACGGCGTCTGGTCCATCGACACGAACCTCTGGAGCCGTTCCATCGAGGGCGGTCAACTCGAAGACCCCGGCTACGTCCCGCCGGAGGACATCTACGAGTGGACGGAGACGCCGAAAGGCGAGACGGGGACGGTCGACATCACGTTCGAGAACGGCTACCCCGTCGCCGTCGACGGCGAGGAGATGGAACCCGCCGCCCTCATCGAACACCTCAACGACCTCGCCGGGCAGTACGGCGTCGGCCGCACGGACATGATGGAGGACCGCATGCTCGGCCTGAAGGTGCGCGAGAACTACGAGCACCCGGCCGCGACGACCCTGCTCACCGCTCACGAGGGCCTCGAACAACTCGTCCTCACGAAGGAGGAGCGCGACTTCAAAGAGCAGATCGACCAGCAGTGGGCCAACAAGGGCTACCAAGGCCTCGTCGACGCGCCGTTCGTGAAGGCGCTGGAGGGCTTCATCGGCGAGACGCAGACGCGCGTCACGGGCACGGTGACTATCAAGTTCGACGGCGGCCGCGCGCGCCCCGTCGCCCGCGACTCCGACTACGCCGTCTACTCCGAGGAGGCCGCCTCGTTCAACACCGAGACGGTCAACGGCATCACGCAGGAGGACGCCACCGGCGTCGCGAAGTACCACGGCTTCCAGTCCCGCCTCGCCAACGCCGCGGTGGCGAAGGCGACGAAGGACAAGCCCGAACTCGCCACCGACGGCGGGGACGCAGACGACGCCGACGACGAGAGCCAGTAG
- the argH gene encoding argininosuccinate lyase codes for MSEEGADEGVVRRDRFSGGPARAFMSSLAADERIFAADVAVDRAHVVMLDERGIVESDVAAEILAALDAVESEGHAALPAGEDVHEAIETAVVERVGPDGGKMHTARSRNDEVATCIRHRLREDLLSAVEATLALRESLLAAAEAEVETVMPGYTHLQPAQPTTVAHYLLSYEAAVARDTARLLDAYDRTNQSPLGAAAFAGTPFDVDRERTAELLGFDGVLRNSMDASSARDFLIESVSALATHATTLSGLAEDVVIFANKGFVELSDDYSSTSSIMPQKVNPDTLELVRATAGDAASGLSGLLTTLKGLPRAYNRDLQRATPHAWETVDAVSEATAVVAGAVSSADWPAETLESAAGDGFSTATGVADALAMAGLPFRTAHEVVAAAAERADGTPDLATLDASADEVLDASLFEYVSRADVQRALDPVHSVESRDSPGGPAPAAVAAQLDEAGADVDADRTTLADRREALDSAAERLATEVEVRTRD; via the coding sequence ATGAGCGAGGAGGGAGCCGACGAGGGAGTCGTCCGCCGCGACCGGTTCAGCGGCGGCCCCGCCCGCGCGTTCATGTCGAGCCTCGCGGCCGACGAGCGCATCTTCGCCGCCGACGTGGCGGTGGACCGCGCGCACGTCGTGATGCTCGACGAACGGGGAATCGTCGAGTCCGACGTGGCCGCCGAGATTCTGGCCGCCCTCGACGCCGTCGAGAGCGAGGGCCACGCCGCCCTCCCGGCGGGCGAGGACGTCCACGAAGCCATCGAGACGGCCGTCGTCGAGCGCGTCGGTCCCGACGGCGGGAAGATGCACACCGCCCGCAGTCGCAACGACGAGGTGGCGACGTGCATCCGTCACCGCCTGCGCGAGGACCTCCTGTCGGCCGTCGAGGCGACGTTGGCGCTCCGCGAGTCGCTCCTCGCGGCCGCCGAGGCGGAGGTGGAGACGGTGATGCCGGGCTACACGCACCTGCAACCCGCCCAGCCCACCACCGTCGCACACTACCTCCTCTCGTACGAGGCGGCCGTCGCCCGCGACACCGCCCGCCTCCTCGACGCCTACGACCGGACGAACCAGTCGCCCCTCGGGGCCGCCGCGTTCGCCGGGACGCCGTTCGACGTGGACAGAGAGCGGACGGCCGAACTGCTGGGGTTCGACGGCGTCCTGCGCAACTCGATGGACGCCTCGTCGGCGCGTGACTTCCTCATCGAGTCGGTGTCGGCGCTGGCGACGCACGCGACGACGCTGTCCGGTCTGGCCGAAGATGTGGTCATCTTCGCGAACAAGGGGTTCGTCGAGTTGTCGGACGACTACTCGTCTACCTCCTCCATCATGCCCCAGAAGGTGAACCCCGACACGCTCGAACTCGTCCGCGCCACCGCGGGCGACGCGGCGTCGGGGCTCTCGGGCCTGTTGACGACGCTGAAGGGCCTGCCGCGCGCGTACAACCGCGACCTGCAGCGTGCGACGCCGCACGCGTGGGAGACGGTCGACGCGGTGTCGGAGGCGACGGCCGTCGTCGCCGGCGCGGTGTCGTCGGCCGACTGGCCGGCCGAGACGCTCGAATCCGCCGCGGGCGACGGCTTCTCGACGGCCACGGGCGTCGCGGACGCACTCGCGATGGCCGGCCTGCCGTTCCGCACGGCGCACGAAGTCGTCGCGGCCGCCGCCGAACGCGCCGACGGGACGCCGGATCTCGCAACACTTGACGCATCCGCGGATGAAGTGTTAGATGCCTCCCTGTTCGAATACGTGAGCCGTGCAGACGTGCAGCGAGCGCTCGACCCCGTCCACAGCGTCGAGAGTCGCGACTCCCCCGGCGGACCCGCACCCGCCGCGGTCGCGGCCCAACTCGACGAGGCGGGCGCGGACGTCGACGCCGACCGCACGACCCTCGCGGACCGCCGGGAAGCGCTCGACTCGGCGGCGGAGCGACTCGCGACCGAGGTAGAGGTGAGGACCCGTGACTGA
- a CDS encoding cation:proton antiporter, translated as MAAELLELGQLFVVVAVAGAFALRLGLSVIPLYVVGGVLAGPFVAGRMGLPYVTNGEVVTLFAEVGIVLLLFFLGLEFSLDRLLESRTRITRAGVADIAVNLPLGIAIGLVLGWSLVESLLLGGIVYISSSAIITKSLIDLGWIANPEAEPMLGTLVFEDLFIAVYLAVVTSLVLGGEGGLGSVGRSLAVAFGFLGLLLVAVQYGTRLFTGVLDGTGREAFVLRTLAVVVPISGAALVLGVSEAVAAFFVGMGFATSGHRERIERLLAPVRDVFGAVFFFWIGVGTDPTILVAAAVPLVLAVALTTPAKVVSGYLGGRVYDLSKRRSLRVGVGMVPRGEFSLVIAALAASGTTPVMREVIPAFAVGYVLVMSGLGTVLMERSEFVERLVFRGDRTGAEA; from the coding sequence ATGGCGGCGGAACTCCTCGAACTCGGGCAACTGTTCGTCGTCGTCGCCGTGGCGGGCGCGTTCGCCCTCCGTCTGGGGCTGTCGGTCATCCCGCTGTACGTCGTCGGCGGCGTCCTCGCCGGCCCGTTCGTCGCCGGTCGGATGGGTCTGCCGTACGTCACGAACGGGGAGGTGGTGACGCTGTTCGCCGAGGTGGGCATCGTCCTCCTCCTGTTCTTCCTCGGGTTGGAGTTCAGCCTCGACAGGCTGCTCGAATCGCGGACGCGCATCACGCGGGCCGGCGTCGCCGACATCGCGGTGAACCTCCCCTTGGGAATCGCCATCGGCCTCGTCCTCGGGTGGTCGCTCGTGGAGTCGCTCCTGCTCGGCGGCATCGTCTACATCTCCTCGAGCGCCATCATCACGAAGTCGCTCATCGACCTCGGGTGGATAGCGAACCCGGAGGCCGAACCGATGCTAGGAACGCTGGTGTTCGAGGACCTGTTCATCGCCGTCTACCTCGCCGTCGTCACCTCCCTCGTCCTCGGCGGCGAGGGCGGACTGGGGAGCGTCGGTCGGTCGCTGGCCGTCGCGTTCGGCTTCCTCGGACTGCTGTTGGTCGCCGTCCAGTACGGCACTCGCCTGTTCACGGGCGTCCTCGACGGGACGGGACGGGAGGCGTTCGTCCTCCGGACGCTAGCCGTCGTCGTCCCCATCTCGGGCGCGGCGCTCGTACTCGGCGTCAGCGAGGCCGTCGCGGCGTTCTTCGTCGGGATGGGGTTCGCCACCAGCGGCCACCGCGAACGGATAGAGCGCCTGCTGGCCCCCGTCCGGGACGTGTTCGGCGCGGTGTTCTTCTTCTGGATCGGCGTGGGGACGGACCCGACGATCCTCGTGGCGGCGGCCGTCCCCCTCGTCCTCGCGGTGGCGCTGACGACGCCCGCGAAAGTCGTCTCGGGCTACCTCGGCGGCCGCGTCTACGACCTCTCGAAGCGCCGGTCGCTCCGCGTCGGCGTCGGCATGGTGCCGCGGGGGGAGTTCTCGCTGGTCATCGCCGCCCTCGCCGCGTCCGGCACCACGCCCGTCATGCGGGAGGTGATTCCGGCGTTCGCCGTCGGCTACGTCCTCGTCATGAGCGGTCTCGGGACGGTGCTGATGGAGCGCTCGGAGTTCGTCGAGCGACTCGTGTTCCGCGGCGACCGGACGGGCGCGGAGGCGTGA
- a CDS encoding diacylglycerol/polyprenol kinase family protein — MHLGSLSKSEVKRRLVHASGASVPLGYLAGVLSWSHLTLLMVVLSGVVTVLEVLRLQVGLDWAIYDELTRSYEQTNLAGYALYVYSMTGVVLVFEPHVAVPGMLMLAVGDPVSGLLGRTREAGEPKRLRTLAAMFAVCLAVSVPVLYPVAGAVGVVAAAAGSVGATVADGVKPVVWGYVVDDNASIPPAACLGIAAVLAATGAAAVV, encoded by the coding sequence GTGCACCTCGGGTCCCTCTCGAAGAGCGAGGTCAAACGCCGTCTCGTCCACGCCAGCGGTGCGTCCGTCCCCCTCGGCTACCTCGCGGGCGTCCTCTCGTGGTCGCACCTGACGCTCCTGATGGTCGTCCTCTCGGGCGTCGTCACCGTGCTGGAGGTCCTCCGCCTGCAGGTCGGCCTCGACTGGGCCATCTACGACGAACTCACCCGCTCGTACGAGCAGACGAACCTGGCGGGGTACGCGCTCTACGTGTACAGCATGACCGGCGTCGTCCTCGTCTTCGAACCCCACGTCGCGGTGCCGGGGATGCTGATGCTCGCCGTCGGCGACCCAGTGAGCGGCCTGCTCGGCCGGACGCGGGAGGCCGGCGAACCCAAGCGCCTGCGGACGCTGGCCGCCATGTTCGCGGTCTGTCTGGCCGTCAGCGTCCCCGTCCTCTACCCCGTCGCCGGGGCCGTCGGCGTCGTCGCCGCCGCCGCGGGGTCGGTCGGGGCCACCGTCGCCGACGGCGTGAAGCCGGTCGTGTGGGGGTACGTCGTCGACGACAACGCCTCGATTCCGCCGGCGGCGTGTCTCGGTATCGCGGCCGTCCTCGCGGCGACGGGTGCGGCGGCGGTCGTGTGA
- a CDS encoding acetylglutamate/acetylaminoadipate kinase — MTRYTRDELASLHDELADNDATLCADGGTVPADEPPVVVKVGGARAVDPAGAVQDVAHLVANGRDVVVVHGGSTAVDDTLEELGEEPTYVETPSGVVGRFTDERTMEVFSMVMPGKLNTDLVTTLRGAGVDALGLSGVDGGLLTGPRKSAVRVVEDGKKKIKRGDHSGKITDVNADLLETLLGDGYVPVVTVPMLADDGVAVNADADRAAAAVAGALGAELVVLTDVTGVYEDPDDEATLIDRVETAEEFAALESAAEGFMTKKVMAAKEALTGGASKVIVASANVNDPVVEAIRGGGTHVHASALVEEVDA, encoded by the coding sequence ATGACACGCTACACCCGCGACGAACTCGCCTCGCTACACGACGAACTGGCCGACAACGACGCCACCCTCTGCGCCGACGGCGGCACCGTGCCGGCGGACGAACCGCCGGTCGTCGTCAAAGTCGGCGGCGCACGAGCGGTGGACCCGGCCGGTGCCGTCCAGGACGTGGCGCACCTCGTCGCCAACGGCCGCGACGTGGTCGTGGTCCACGGCGGGTCAACCGCGGTGGACGACACCCTCGAAGAACTCGGCGAGGAACCCACCTACGTCGAGACGCCGTCGGGCGTCGTCGGGCGCTTCACCGACGAGCGCACGATGGAGGTGTTCTCGATGGTGATGCCCGGCAAACTGAACACGGACCTCGTGACGACGCTCCGCGGGGCGGGCGTGGACGCCCTCGGCCTCTCCGGCGTCGACGGCGGCCTCCTGACGGGGCCGCGCAAGTCCGCGGTGCGCGTCGTCGAGGACGGCAAGAAGAAGATCAAGCGCGGCGACCACTCCGGGAAGATAACGGACGTGAACGCCGACCTGCTGGAGACGCTCCTCGGCGACGGCTACGTCCCCGTCGTCACCGTCCCCATGCTGGCCGACGACGGCGTCGCGGTCAACGCCGACGCGGACCGCGCGGCGGCCGCCGTCGCCGGCGCACTCGGCGCCGAGTTGGTCGTCCTCACGGACGTCACGGGCGTCTACGAGGACCCCGACGACGAGGCGACGCTCATCGACCGGGTGGAGACGGCCGAGGAGTTCGCCGCGCTGGAGTCCGCCGCGGAGGGGTTCATGACGAAGAAGGTGATGGCGGCGAAAGAGGCGCTGACCGGCGGGGCCTCGAAGGTCATCGTCGCGTCCGCGAACGTGAACGACCCCGTCGTGGAGGCGATTCGCGGCGGCGGCACCCACGTCCACGCGTCGGCCCTCGTCGAGGAGGTGGACGCATGA